CTATGACTGAGTGTTTAGGCATTTTTTTAACCATATCTTCTGTAACAACTTTTGGTGCAGGTGCTCCTGGTATCAACGCTGCACCGATTAAGGCATCAGCATCTTTTAATTCCTCTTCAATGTTAAATTGATTCGAAGCAAGAGTAATAACATTTTTAGGCATTATATCATCAAGGTATTTCAGGCGATCTAAATTAATATCCAAAAGAATAACATTTGCTCCTATACCAGCAGCAACTTTAGCCGCATTGGTACCAACGGTCCCACCGCCAATCACCACTACCTTAGCCGGTTTCACACCGGGTACACCTCCCAACAATACGCCACGTCCACCATAAGGAAGTGATAAATAATAAGCGATAAGGTGGCCAGCTGTTTTACCAGCAACCTCACTCATCGGTGCTAAAAGAGGAAGGGCTCCATCATCTGTTTCTACAGTTTCATAAGCAATACAGATACATTTTTTTTCTATCATGGCTTGAGTTAGCTCACGTGAAGCAGCAAAGTGAAAATAGGTAAATACTATCTGTCCCTCTTTAATAAATGTATATTCAGAAAATAGAGGCTCTTTTACCTTCATTATCATATCTGATTTATGAAAAACTTCTTCAGGTTCCTCTATAATT
This genomic interval from Atribacterota bacterium contains the following:
- the ald gene encoding alanine dehydrogenase → MIIGVPKEIKNNENRVAITPAGVKAFKKNGHQVFIQKTAGLGSGITDQEYQEAGASIIEEPEEVFHKSDMIMKVKEPLFSEYTFIKEGQIVFTYFHFAASRELTQAMIEKKCICIAYETVETDDGALPLLAPMSEVAGKTAGHLIAYYLSLPYGGRGVLLGGVPGVKPAKVVVIGGGTVGTNAAKVAAGIGANVILLDINLDRLKYLDDIMPKNVITLASNQFNIEEELKDADALIGAALIPGAPAPKVVTEDMVKKMPKHSVIVDVAIDQGGCVETSHPTSHSDPTYLMHDVLHYCVTNMPGAFARTSTFALTNVTLPYALEIAQKGYQKAIISNPAIAKGLNIIDGRVTYKPVAETFGYQYYPIEELY